The Verrucomicrobium spinosum DSM 4136 = JCM 18804 DNA segment GGCAATCGTGACGATGAGTTTGCCTTTGTTTTCGGGGCGCTTGGCCACCTCGATTGCGGCCACCACGTTGGCACCGGTTGAGATACCGACGAGGATGCCTTCCTCTTTGGCGAGACGGCGGGCCATGGCGAAGGCGTCGTCGTTGGAGACCTTCACGCACTCCACGATCTGGGGATTGCCCGCGCCATCCTTGAGGTGGAGGTTCTTGGGAACGAAGCCAGCGCCGGTGCCCTGGATCTTGTGCGGGCCGGGCTGGACGGGTTCGCCTGCGAGGGTCTGGTTGATAACAGGGGACGCTTCGGGTTCCACGGCGACGGCCTGGAAGGACTCCTTGCGGGGCTTGATGACTTCGACGCAACCGGAGATGGTGCCGCCGGTGCCGACTGCGGCCACGAGGATGTCCACTTTGCCTTCGGTATCCGCCCAGATTTCTTCGGCGGTGGTTTTCTGGTGAATGGCGGGGTTCGCGGGGTTCTCGAACTGCTGGGGCATCCAGGCATTCGGTGTGGAGTTCACGATTTCCTCAGCCTTGGCGATGGCCCCTTTCATGCCCTGCGGACCTGGCGTCAGCACAAGGTCAGCACCGAGGAGAGCGAGAAGGGTGCGGCGCTCGAGTGACATGGTCTCAGGCATCGTGAGGATCAGCTTGTAGCCCTTGGCGGCAGCCACGAAAGCGAGGGCGATGCCGGTGTTTCCGCTGGTGGGTTCGACAATCACGGTATCCTTGGTGAGCACACCGCGGTTTTCCGCATCTTCAATCATCGCCATGCCGATGCGATCCTTCACAGAGCCGAGGGGGTTGAAGAACTCACACTTCAGAGCGATCGTGGCGTCGAGACCTTCGGTGACCCGGTTCAGCTTCACCAGCGGGGTGCGACCGACGGTTTCTACGATGTTGTTGTAAATCTGACCCATAGGATTTAAGCGGAAGGTGATGGTTGCAGAAAATCGTGCCGTGTGTACTACGGCGAGGGGTTGTTTATAGGTGAGGCGAACTACCTTGCAAGGCAAAAAGGATGCACGTCCGGAAAACCGTGCCATGGTCAAAAATGCCTGAATTGCTCGATGAACCCTTGCTGGAGACGGAACTGGCCACCGTGCCGGAATGGAAGAAGGAGGGGGCTGAAATCACCCGCACTTTTTCATTTCCCTACTACCTTGCGGGCATCAGCTTTGTGAACGAGGTGGCCACCCGGGCCGAGGCCCTGAATCACCATCCGGACATTCAGATCGGGTGGCGGAAGGTAACGCTCCGTCTCAGCACCCATAGCAAGAGCGGCCTGACGGAACTGGACTTCGCCCTGGCGCGCGAGGTTGATCAGATCGCCAGTTAGCTCTTTCAGGGGTTAGGCTCCGATGAGCCGGAGCCATTCCTGGAGATTGTAATAGTTGGTGATGCGGTCCACCCGGCCGCCCACGAGCTCGAAGAAGGCACCTACGCGCAGGTAGTACTTCTGTCCGGTAGCCTCAGGCAATCCCTCGTCGGTGGATTTGTAGGTGCCATCAATGAAAAACTCCGCAGCAGCGCGGGTGCCTTCCTCGTTGGCAAACACCTGGAGTTCTTTGACCTGCTCCGCGTAGCAACGGTCCATCCGTGAGAGGAAGGTGCGGAACTTTTCCCGGCCTGCCTCTTGTCCACCCTGGTTGGTATCGTGACGGACTTCGTCCGTGAGGAGATTCAAAAAGGTTTCACGGTCGCCGGAGTTGAAGGCGGCGTAGTAGGATGTGACCAGGGCGAGGGCGGATTCGCGGGCTGTGGGCATGGTGTGAGGGGTTGGAAAACGGGTGGCGGAGCAACCGAATGTGACCGCAGGTGTTTGGATAGATCGCAGGGGCGTTGGCTGCAAGTGCAGCAGGTGAAGGATTTGCTTCGGGGAGATCTCTCAAGGATGAATTTCGAGAATCAATGCTGGCACCGCGCAACCAAGAACCCTTGACCCTTCCGCCATGCCCGCTAGTGTGCCGCTCCCATGTTTCACCCCAACCATGTGTACGGCAAGATGCGTCGCTCTTTTGCAAAATTGTTAAGTGTCACGGTTGTCGCCTGTTTCGCAGGCGCCAGTACGGTGCATGCTCAGTCGAGCGTCATCGCCGTGGACGTGTACAACAAGAAGATCCATGTCGAGGCTGGCGGGAACTTGAAGCGTCCGGTCGGTGGCTTGACGAAGATGGCCACGGCGCTGGTTGCTTTGGACTGGTCGGAAGCCACCAAGGTGCCTCTCAATACACTGGCGACGGTGTCACCTGAGGCGTTGCAAATCGCCGGGATGAACCCGCTGCAACTGGTGCCGGGCGATCAAATTACTCTGCGTGATCTGCTTTACGCGTCCATGATGTCCTCAGACAATGTCGCGGCGACGACGCTGGCGCTCTTTGTCGGGCAGGACATCAACTACCGTCGTGGCCGCACGGGGGATCCCCTGGCTGCTTTTGTGACGGAGATGAACTACCTCGCGGCCCGCGAAGGGATGGTGAACACCAAGTTTACCAATCCGCACGGGTTGGAAAACAGCCGGTCTGTCCCATACTCGACCGCTGCGGACATGGCACGGCTCAGCATGTATGCGATCTCCCGCGCCCCTTTCCGTTTCTACACCAACCAAAAGACGCGCAACATCACGGTGCTGCGTGGCGGGCAGCCGGTGAGCGTGCCCATGCAGAATACCAATGCACTGCTGGGGGTGGGCATGATCGATGGCATCAAGACAGGCAACACGCCCCGCTCTGGCGGTTGTGTGATCGTGTCTGAAGAGCGCCGTGGCACGATCGCGAAGGAAAATGGCCGTGAAGTTCTCTACCGTCACCGGATGGTGACCGTGGTCCTGGGCTCGGCAGACCCGTTTGCGGAAACCCAAGGGCTGCTACAGCAGGCCTGGGGTGTCTATGATGGCTGGCTACAGTCCGGCCGTCCTGTGACGGATGCAAAACAATTGCTCAGCGGCTTCTGAGGGCTTTTCTCGCGGTCATCTTTCCTCACTATAGCAACCAGATTATTAACAACACCAACACCTAGACTCCCTAAACTATGCGCATCGGCATCCTCAACAGCGGCGGCGATTGCCCCGGACTCAACGCAGTGATTCATGGTGTGGTCGGGGCGGCCACGGAACTCGGCTGGGAGGTCATCGGATTCCGCGACGGATTTGAGGGGCTGCTCCCCAACGGGCCTGGGCACATCAAATTGGATGTGGATCGTACCGTCGGGATTCTCAAACTCGGTGGCACCATTCTGGGCACCACAAACAAGGGAAACTTTGCCGCCAAGATCGGGGTGGACAACGTGGCGCTCGTGCCCGCAGAAATCATGGATCAGGCCAAGGCCACGATCAAATACCTCGGGATTGAGGCCCTGATCATCGTGGGTGGCGACGGTTCCCTGACCACCGCGCTCCAGCTTTGCAATGAAGGCGTGCCCGCTGTGGGCGTGCCCAAGACGATCGACAACGACCTACAAGCCACGGCGATGACGTTCGGCTTTGACTCTGCCGTGGCCACGGTGGTGGATGCTCTGGACCGTCTGCATACCACAGCTGACAGTCACCAGCGCGTGATGGTGGTGGAAGTGATGGGGCGTCACGCTGGCTGGATTGCCCTTTGGGGTGGCATTGGCGGCGGTGCAGACATTGTGCTGCTCCCTGAAATCAAGTTCAACATCGACAACGTGGCCCGCCAGGTGAACCACCTGTATGCGACCGGACACCGCTCGGTGCTGATCGTCGTAGCCGAAGGCGCAGAGCTGGAAGACGGCAGCCTCATGACTCGCGAGCAGATGGATGCAGAGCGTCGTCAGGTGAAGCTGGGTGGCATTGGCGAATACGTGGGCCGCAAAGTGGAGCAGCTCACCGGCAAGGAAACCCGCGACGTGCGCTTGGGCCACCTTCAGCGTGGCGGCTCGCCAACGCCGTTGGACCGTATTCTGGGCACTCGTTTTGGCGTAAAGGCAGTGAACCTTATTCGCGAGAAGAAGTTCGGCCGGATGGTCAGCTACCAGAGCTACCACGTCGGTGATGTCTCCATTGAAGAAGCGGTGAACCAACTCCGTCTGGTACAGCCGGACAGCGAGGTGGTGCAGGCCGCCCGGTCTGTGGGCATCAGCTTTGGCGATCGTTGATCTTGCCGTAGCATTTACTGAGCGCAGGTTCCGGTTCGTCGGACCTGCGCTCTTTTTATGTGTCCGGACGATGGGGGGCATTGGGGCCAAGTCGTTGGTGCCGAGTGCAGCGCAGGGCCGATTGGGAGATCGTGAACTGTGTTCCAACACAGTCACATTTGCATCTAAACGGGGCTGTGAATCCTCTCGCAAGCTGCAAAACCTAGGTTAGGTTTGCCGTCCCTATGGAACGTCTATTGGAACTCCTAAAAGAAAATGCACGCCTCAGCGCGGGCGATATCGCTACGCGTCTGGGCATCACTGAAGCCGAAGTCGCCGCCCGAATCGCCGCCCTTGAGAAGGAAGGTGTCATTCTGGGGTACCATGCTGTGGTGGACCGTGAAAAGACGGATCACTCCGGAGTGACGGCTTTCATTGAGGTACGCATCACCCCGGAGAGCGGCGGTGGATTCGACCGGTTTGCCCGCCGGGTGTCGCAATATGAGCAGGTCCGTGGTTGCTACCTGATGAGCGGTGCCTATGACCTCGCCGTGGTGGTGGAGGGCAAGGACCTCTATGATGTGGCCCGCTTTGTGGCCGAGAAGCTGAGCACGCTGGATGTGGTGCTGTCCACAGCCACGCACTTCCAGTTGCGTACTTACAAGCATGACGGCTTCATGCTCAACACGCCGCCCACCGACGGCCCTCTTCTTGTGTCGCCATGAGTCATCCTCGCAAACTGGATTTGGAGAGCAAGTTGTCCACCCAGCTCAGCGGGATTCCCCGCTCGGGCATTCGTGACTTCTTCGAGCTCGTCATCGGCCGCAGTGATGTCATCTCCCTCGGGGTGGGGGAGCCAGACAAGCCGACTCCATGGCCCATCCGTGAGGCCGCGATCCGCTCTCTGGAGAAGGGGCAGACCAGCTATACCTCGAATCTGGGACTGGAGTCGCTCCGCATCGGGATCAGCAAGTATGTGGAGGAGCACTTCCGTGTTTCCTATGACCCCAAGACGGAGATCCTGGTCACCGTGGGCGTCAGCGAGGCATTGGATCTGGCGTTCCGCGCCGTGCTCAATCCGGGTGACGAGGTGATCTATCACCAGCCCTGCTATGTTTCCTACGGACCGAGCATCACGATGGCGTATGGGGTGCCTGTACCGGTGAATACGCGTCTGGAGGACAATTTTGCCCTCAAGGCCTCCGATGTGGAGAAGGCGATCACGCCGCGTACGAAGGTCATCGCATTGAACTTTCCCACCAATCCTACTGGAGCCGTGGAGCCTCCGGAGGAACTGGAGAAGATCGCCGCTCTGTGTGTGAAGCACGATCTTTTGTGTTTCACGGACGAGATCTACAGCGAACTGCTCTATGATGGGGCCAAACACAAAAGCATCGTGGAGTATCCCGGCATGCGGGAGCGTACAGTACTGCTGCATGGGTTTTCCAAGGCGTTCGCCATGACAGGCTGGCGCCTCGGCTATGCCTGCGCGCCGGCTCCGTTGCGTGAGGCGATGATGAAGATTCACCAGTACTGCATGCTCTGCGCTCCGATCATGAGCCAGATGGCCGGGGTGGAGGCGCTGCGCCTTGGGGCTGAGGCGTATGAGGGCATGCGTCAGAGCTACGAGGAGCGCCGTAACTTTGTGGTGAAGCGGCTCAATGAAATGGGTCTCCATTGCTTCAATCCAGGCGGGGCGTTCTACGTCTTCCCGGATGTGAGCTCGACAGGCCTTACGGGGCGCGAGTTTGCGTTGAAGCTGCTGGAAGAAAAGAGCGTGGCTGTGGTGCCGGGTGATGCCTTCGGCCCGAGTGGCGAGTCGTGTGTACGGTGTTGCTACGCCACCGCACCGGAACTGCTGGAGAAAGCCATGGACGGGATGGCGGCTTTTGTCGCCAAGTATCGCAAGGCCGGAGCCTGATGCAGCCCAACTGATCGGCATGCCGTTGTGGACCGACATACGCCGCTCTCCAGTGGCGGCGCATGTCGTGCCCTTGGCGGTGTTCATGCTGATCGGGGCATTGCAGCCGCTTGTGGGGGTGGAGAATCTCCAGCTGCCCTGGTGGAGACATGCGCCGGAGCACTGGATTTATCCGCTGCAAACATTGGTGGCAGGCGGGCTTCTGCTGGCCTTCCGTTCTCACTATCAACTGGCCCCTTGGCGGAGGCTTGGCTGGGCGGTTGGGTTGGGGGCGCTGGGCATTGTCTGGTGGTGCGGCCCGGCGTTGCTCTATGAGAATTTCGCCACCTCGGGAACGAAGGTTCCGGAATGGATGGAATGGCTGGGGCTGGCCGAGCGAAAGGACGGGTTTGATCCGAGTCTTTTCGCAGGACACGGTGCTGCCTATGCGGTGGTGGTGCTGATGCGGTTCATTCGCATGGTGGTCGTGGTGCCCTTGATTGAGGAGATTTTCTGGCGCGGTTTCTTGATGCGGTATGTGCAGGCAGACGGCGACGATTTCAGGAAAGTTCCGTTTGGCCGGCATGACTGGCGGACGTTTGGCATTGTTACGGGTTGTTTCATGGCGGCCCATGCCCCGGTGGATTGGGTGGGTGCCCTGGGATTTGGAGCGCTGATGTACTGGCTGACCGTGAAGTTTCGCAGCCTGGCGGCGTGCGTGGTGATGCATGCCGTGGCCAATTTGTTGTTGGGGCTGTATGTCATGTGGACGCGGCAGTGGGGGTTTTGGTGAGGGTGGCGGGGTGTTGGGAAGGCGGTTGGACCTGACAGGGAGCACCACGGCAGACGCTTCAGTTAGTGCCTCACTACGTCGACAACTACAATTGGTGTTGTGGGGTGCTCGGCAGGGGGCTTTGTCGCAGACCCAGAGTGTCCGTGGGCACGCTGAGGAGGGCAGGCTGGCGAAAGGTGAGGGGGAGTTGGCATTGTAGCCGGCAGGCGAAAGCGGCGTCGAGCCGCACGCACTCCAAGACGCTTCGCGACACTTGTATGTCCTGGAGCAAGGGGTTGCTCTATTTGGCATGGCCGATCAACGCACCAGCGTCTTGGAGTGCTGGTGGCTCGACACCGCTTTGGCGGACCTTGTAATTTCCTGCAATCCCAAGAGGTCAGCAGGGAGTTGACGACCTCGTATCCCATACTGGGATGAGCTTCGGACCGTGGCAGGTAGGCCGGCAAGGAACCAGCTTGGTTTCTAAGCTTGCTCGAAGAGGATATGCCTTAAAGCCCAACGTTGACGAGCTTCCAGAGAAGTTCAGTTGGGTAGGTGAGAGCAGAGTGTCTGCTCCGGAGGAATTGTAGCGGTCTCTGCCCTGGCCTATGGCAACGAGCAAGGTTCTTGGTGCCAACTTTACTTCCCTTACGACGGCAGGGCCGGCGGAGGACCGGAGGAATGCTTGTCGAGCACGCTGCGGACGGTGCCGGTCAGCTCTCCCACCTCGTAAGGTTTGTAGAGGCTGGCATCGGGCAGCATGCCGTGGGCATCGCGAAAGGCGGCGGGGTCAAAGAGGAATCCGCTGCAAAGAACCACGGGCTGGGAGGGGATCATTTTGCGGATTTCTACCATGGCGTCAGGGCCGGAAAGGCGGGGCATGGCGACATCCAGGAGAACGAGATCGGCTACATTGCCGGGGGTTTTCATCCAGTCCACCGCTTCCTGGCCATCGCAGGCTGTGAAGACCTGGTAGCCGGCACCGCTGAGAAGGCGCTTGCTGACGTTGCGGACCAGCGGGTCGTCATCTACCACCAGGATCACTTCCGTTCCTGACGGTTTGGGCGGAATTGGATTCGCCGTCACGACACCCGTTGTGGTCATGTCGGGCATTGTGGTGCTCCGGGGCAGGAAGACGGAAAAGACGGCTCCTTGGCCCAAGTGGGATTCGCATTCGATCCATCCACCCAGTTTTTCTACTAGATCGCGAGAGGAAGAGAGCCCCAAGCCTGTTCCTTCACCGCGGGGTTTCGTCGTGAAGAAGGGTTCAAACAAGCGGTTCATGACCTCCGAAGGAATACCCGGGCCGTTGTCCTGCACCTCAATGCAGACGTAGTCGCCAAGCTTGGCACCGTTGGAGAGCCCTTCAGGGGGAGCAGTGCGTGCCCGGTTGGAGGCGGTGATGAGGATCTCGCTGTTACTGCGGCCTTTCATGGCGTCCACGGCGTTCACGCAGAGATTCATGAGTACCTGCTGGAGATCACTGCGGTCCGCCATTGCCGGCCAAAGGGTGCGAGGAGTCTGCACCTCCACCTGAACCAAGACAGAGATGGAGTGCTTCAAGAGATCCCGCACTTCAGTCACTATGGTGCGGATGTCGGTGCTCTCAACAGAGTGCTTGTTGTGCCGGGCGTGGCAAAGCATCTGTTTGACCAGTTCGCGCCCGCCTGCTGCGGCTTTGAAGGCATCGGCCAACAACGAGATGACCTCCGCGGTGGACTGCCCTGTCGGATTGGCGTTGAGCTGCTGGAGCGCGATCCCTAGATTGCCGGTGATGGCGGTCAGCAGATTGTTAAAATTGTGAGCGATCCCACCGGCGAGAATCCCGATGGCCTCCATCTTCTGGGCTTGCTGAAGGGCACCTTCGAGATTGCGAATATCAGTCCGGTCCCTCCAGAAAACGACCCTTTCGGAGGCGGGTGTCCCTGGGACGGAGGTGGTGTAAAGCTTGAGGACTTTCGGAGCGGGCTTGATCAGCTCCCATTCTTGATTGTGAAGGGAGGCAGGCTCGTTGAGCAGGAGCTGCCATTTCTTGGCAAAGATCTCTGGCGAGGCGAAGCAACCCTCAATCTGCCCCTGGAGATCTTTCAATCCAGACTGGCAGGGAAGTTCCGGGGCGAGACCAAAAATCTCCAGGAACTTTGCATTGGCTGCGATAATATGGTTGTTTGAATCGAGTACCAGAAAGGCGTCTGGGATGAGGTCAGCGAGGGCGTGAAAACGAGCAAGATTGGGGGGTGGAGGGGAAGACTGAGCGGGCAAGACTTCTTCCTTGGAAGAATTCGGCGTGCCGGTGCTATCATCTGAGTTTTCCCTCACTTGAGACTCTCGACCCATAATTATGAAATATAACCATACTATTGTGAATATAAAACATAATTTTCATAATTATTTGCATATAGTTTAGTTTTGCTGAGTTTTTAAGGATGCGGAATATTGAGGTTTTGGGTCGCGGGTGGAGGCGCGAGAACGGCGGTGGTCCAGCGGTGTTGCCCCCCCCAGACGGGGAATTATCCTGTCACCGGCGTCCCACCGGGACGAAGCGAGGAATCGCGACGGACCGTTGCAGCGCCAGCTTGTGGGAGATGCCTTTCCAGTTCCCAACGAGCTGACCTTAGTATTGGAGTTCCGCGTTCACGCGGTCTGCCCTGGAAGGGCCCAAGGAAGTTGAGGCGGCAGCCTGTTCTGGCACCCTTCGAGAGAGGCGGGGCATCCCTCGGTCCCTTCGATGAACTCCGTGCCCAATGCGTCCGCTGTAGGGCAAGCGCTCCGCTTGCCGCGAGCGATCCCTGATGAGGCAACCGGAGCCGCCGCCTGACAACCCAAGGCCGTTGGTAATCAGAGCGGGTAAGGCGGCGTCGTGGGAAGGTGAGCGAGGAATGTTGGAACTGGGCAAGGTCTCCCCTCGGTGCCGCTACCAACAAGCTCGCTTCCCGCTCTCTGCCGGGCAATGGCTCAGGTCTTGTGTCTTCTAGGTTCGTGTCTTCATCACTGACCAATGCCTCCCATCACCTTTTCGATGACGTCCATAGAGACCTTGCTACCCCGGCAGCCAGAGGAGTTCACGGGGAGGCACAGTTCCACGACGGTGCCCCTTGAGGCGTCGTTGAAAGCCCGGGCCCAACCTCCCTGATTGTGGAGGGTCACATAGCAGGTGGCCAGATTCATGCCCAGGTACTGGGGATTCTCCTGGCGCATGAAGAACGGCGTGAAGACGGTCGAGAGTTTGCCGGAGGGGATGTTGGGACCGGAGTCGGTCACTTCCATGGCGACGTGCTCCGGGGTCTCGCCCGAGCCTGGGGAATGGCGGACGGCTATGTTGATGACGCTGTTGGGCTGGAGATGGTCCAGTTCGTCCTCTAGCACCAAGCGCAGAATGTGGCTGAGCCGGTTCCGGTTGCACTGGATGGCGGGCAGGTCCGGTGGGGACGTGTAGGAAATCGAGATGTGCTTGTCCTCGAAGAGACCGCTAAGCTGCTCGATGACGGCGTACCAGAGCTGATTGAGATCCAAGTACTCACCCTCGACCATTTCCTGCAGGCTGGGGACCGAGGCCAACCGCGTAAGGGTGTCCGTGATACGGCGCAACTGAGTCTTGGCGGACTCATGGAGCTCAGATAGGAAGCTCTCGTCCATGCCCGCGGGCAGGGTGGCGCCTTTTCCGTGTGATTCCACGGCGAGTTGCAGATAGGTCTGAACGGGGACCAGCGCGTTACGCAGGTGGTGATTCATCCCTTCTGCCAGGGCTCCAAAACCGGCTAGACGGTCGGATGCGATGAGCTGGCGCATCAAAGCGGAGCGCTCCTGGAGGAGGTGTTCCTTCTCTGCACGAAGCTGGTGGTACTCCATGGCCCGGCGCAGAGTCTGCACGAGGGCCTCAGGTTCCCAAGGTTTGCTGATGTAGTGATAAATGGCGCCGTCATTGATGGCGGCGATGGCCGTGGCGATATCCGCATACGCGGTGGCCAGAATCCGGACGATGTCGGGAAATTTCTCTCGCAGCTGAGTGAGAAAAGTTGTGCCCTGGAGGCCACGAAGGCGCTGGTCGGAGACAACGACGGCAATGGACTGGAAATGGTGCTCCACGATGCGCAGCCCTTCTTCTGCGCTGGGGGCAGTGATGACTTCAAAATCTTCGCCAACGATTTGCTCGAAGTACTTCAGAGAAAGCAATTCATCGTCAACGTAGAGAATCTTGCAGGAGCTCTTGCCAGAATTGGGGGGCGTCGACATTGGTCCATGTGTCACCCCATTTGCAAAATTATCAAGTAGTCAAAACATGGTCCGCGAATGCATCTGATTCTGCTGGCAGCACGGGGGCTGCTTTTTTCAGGTTTGCCCGGGGCATGCGGATGGTAAACACGGTGCCTCCGCCGGGGGCGGCATCGGCAGAGATGTTTCCTCCATGAGCGGTAATAATACGGTAGCAGACGGAGAGGCCGAGCCCGGTGCCTTCACCCGCTGGCTTTGTGGTGAAGAAGGGATCGAAGATTCTGGAAAGGTTGGTTGCAGGAATGCCTGGTCCATTGTCCCGGATGAGGATGTCCGTGGCAGTGCCTTCACTGCTGGCTGAGATCCAGATTTGAGGGGGAGCAGAGTCGGGTGTCATGCTCGAGGCCAGAGCGTCGATGGCATTTTTGAGCAGGTTGAGCAACACCAACGTGAGCTGGTTGCGGTCCCCTCGCACCACGATATCGGCAGGCACATCCTCATGCAGTTGGATGTGAAACTCCTTGAGGGGCGAGGAAAGAATTCGGATCGCGCTCTGAATGGGCTCCGAAACCGGGCACGCCGCAGCCATGACCGTCTCTGGATGGCAGAAGGTGCGCAGATCCGAGATGATGGTGGAGATACGGTTGATGCCTTCCCGGATATCGGAAACGACTTCTTTGAGGGTTCCCTTGGATTCCTCTGGCAGCTTCCCGGTGCGGCGATCGAGGATGAACAGGGCGCTGCGTGCGAAGTTCAACGGATTGTTGATCTCGTGCATGATGCCACCGGTGAGGATGCCCAGGGCGGCCATCTTCTCGGACTGGATCAGGTCCCTTTCCGCAGCACGGAGTTCGGCCAGGGTTTGTTCGAGCTCGGCATTGCGCAGGGCAAGCTCCTTCTGAAGCAGGCTGGCGTGAACGAGGTTGTGGACCCGTGTGTGGAATTCTGTGAGGGAAAAAGGTTTTACCATCACGTCGTTGGCACCGTTACGCAGTGCCGTGAGGCGTACATCCTCATCCGAGCGGGCGGTTACCAGCATGATGGGCAGCATGAGGGTGACCCGGCGGTCGCGCAGCTCCCGGCACAAGGAGAGTCCATCAAGATTCGGCATCATGTAGTCTGCCACGATCAGGTCAGGGACATGTTTGACGGCAAGCTCCAGACCTGCGGCACCATCGGTGGCCTGGATGACCCGGTAGCGGGGTTCCAGCTCGGAGTGCATGAACCGGAGCATCCCCGGCTCGTCATCAATGATCAGGACGAGCGGCAGCTGGGCGCGATCTCCTTGAACCTCCAGATCAACCAGTGCTGACGTCGCTGACTTGATGGACTCATGCTCTGATTCATCCGCGATCTGCAGTTCTTCGGCTTCGCGGTACACGGACTTGATCCACTGCGCCGCATCGGAATCTCCAGCAGCCTCTTTAGATGCCTCTGTTTTGATGGCTGGCAGGGAAGCTTCTGCGGTGGCGGATTCAATGGGGGCATCGTCTTCACGGGGTGCATGTCCCACCACCAAAATGTCGCCGTTGCGCGTGAAGGGGATGAGTACGCGCATCGTCGTGCCGGCCCCTTGAATGCTTTCCGCTTCGACGCGGCCGCCCATGCGGGTTGCCAGCTCTTTCACAAGTGCCAGACCCAGACCCGTGCCGGGGTGACGACGCGTGACGGAGGAGTCGGCCTGCCAGAACCGGTCAAAGATGAAGGGAAGGTTTTGCTGGGAGATGCCAATGCCGGTATCGATCACTTCGAACACGAGGAAGTCGTTCACCGTGTTGGTGATGAGCGTGACGCTGCCGCCTTTTGGGGTAAACTTAACGGCGTTGAACAGGAGGTTGAGAAGTATCTTTTCGAGTTTTTCTTGATCACTGTCCACCATCTCCAGATGCTCTGGCATCTGCTGGTGCACGGCTACGTCCCCTTGGTGCGCCATGTTGGTGACTGACTGTAGGAGGCGTCCTGTAAAGAGCCGCAGTGAGAAGCGCTGATGGGATATGCGCATGCGGCCGACGTTGGCGCTGGCCAGATCGAGCAAGTCGTTGATGAGCTTCAGCAGGCGCAGGGCGTTC contains these protein-coding regions:
- the cysK gene encoding cysteine synthase A — translated: MGQIYNNIVETVGRTPLVKLNRVTEGLDATIALKCEFFNPLGSVKDRIGMAMIEDAENRGVLTKDTVIVEPTSGNTGIALAFVAAAKGYKLILTMPETMSLERRTLLALLGADLVLTPGPQGMKGAIAKAEEIVNSTPNAWMPQQFENPANPAIHQKTTAEEIWADTEGKVDILVAAVGTGGTISGCVEVIKPRKESFQAVAVEPEASPVINQTLAGEPVQPGPHKIQGTGAGFVPKNLHLKDGAGNPQIVECVKVSNDDAFAMARRLAKEEGILVGISTGANVVAAIEVAKRPENKGKLIVTIACSTGERYLSTALADEARAKVGA
- a CDS encoding 4a-hydroxytetrahydrobiopterin dehydratase codes for the protein MPELLDEPLLETELATVPEWKKEGAEITRTFSFPYYLAGISFVNEVATRAEALNHHPDIQIGWRKVTLRLSTHSKSGLTELDFALAREVDQIAS
- a CDS encoding ketosteroid isomerase-related protein, which encodes MPTARESALALVTSYYAAFNSGDRETFLNLLTDEVRHDTNQGGQEAGREKFRTFLSRMDRCYAEQVKELQVFANEEGTRAAAEFFIDGTYKSTDEGLPEATGQKYYLRVGAFFELVGGRVDRITNYYNLQEWLRLIGA
- a CDS encoding D-alanyl-D-alanine carboxypeptidase family protein, which gives rise to MFHPNHVYGKMRRSFAKLLSVTVVACFAGASTVHAQSSVIAVDVYNKKIHVEAGGNLKRPVGGLTKMATALVALDWSEATKVPLNTLATVSPEALQIAGMNPLQLVPGDQITLRDLLYASMMSSDNVAATTLALFVGQDINYRRGRTGDPLAAFVTEMNYLAAREGMVNTKFTNPHGLENSRSVPYSTAADMARLSMYAISRAPFRFYTNQKTRNITVLRGGQPVSVPMQNTNALLGVGMIDGIKTGNTPRSGGCVIVSEERRGTIAKENGREVLYRHRMVTVVLGSADPFAETQGLLQQAWGVYDGWLQSGRPVTDAKQLLSGF
- a CDS encoding 6-phosphofructokinase — encoded protein: MRIGILNSGGDCPGLNAVIHGVVGAATELGWEVIGFRDGFEGLLPNGPGHIKLDVDRTVGILKLGGTILGTTNKGNFAAKIGVDNVALVPAEIMDQAKATIKYLGIEALIIVGGDGSLTTALQLCNEGVPAVGVPKTIDNDLQATAMTFGFDSAVATVVDALDRLHTTADSHQRVMVVEVMGRHAGWIALWGGIGGGADIVLLPEIKFNIDNVARQVNHLYATGHRSVLIVVAEGAELEDGSLMTREQMDAERRQVKLGGIGEYVGRKVEQLTGKETRDVRLGHLQRGGSPTPLDRILGTRFGVKAVNLIREKKFGRMVSYQSYHVGDVSIEEAVNQLRLVQPDSEVVQAARSVGISFGDR
- a CDS encoding Lrp/AsnC family transcriptional regulator, with the translated sequence MERLLELLKENARLSAGDIATRLGITEAEVAARIAALEKEGVILGYHAVVDREKTDHSGVTAFIEVRITPESGGGFDRFARRVSQYEQVRGCYLMSGAYDLAVVVEGKDLYDVARFVAEKLSTLDVVLSTATHFQLRTYKHDGFMLNTPPTDGPLLVSP
- a CDS encoding aminotransferase class I/II-fold pyridoxal phosphate-dependent enzyme; the protein is MSHPRKLDLESKLSTQLSGIPRSGIRDFFELVIGRSDVISLGVGEPDKPTPWPIREAAIRSLEKGQTSYTSNLGLESLRIGISKYVEEHFRVSYDPKTEILVTVGVSEALDLAFRAVLNPGDEVIYHQPCYVSYGPSITMAYGVPVPVNTRLEDNFALKASDVEKAITPRTKVIALNFPTNPTGAVEPPEELEKIAALCVKHDLLCFTDEIYSELLYDGAKHKSIVEYPGMRERTVLLHGFSKAFAMTGWRLGYACAPAPLREAMMKIHQYCMLCAPIMSQMAGVEALRLGAEAYEGMRQSYEERRNFVVKRLNEMGLHCFNPGGAFYVFPDVSSTGLTGREFALKLLEEKSVAVVPGDAFGPSGESCVRCCYATAPELLEKAMDGMAAFVAKYRKAGA
- a CDS encoding CAAX prenyl protease-related protein, with amino-acid sequence MPLWTDIRRSPVAAHVVPLAVFMLIGALQPLVGVENLQLPWWRHAPEHWIYPLQTLVAGGLLLAFRSHYQLAPWRRLGWAVGLGALGIVWWCGPALLYENFATSGTKVPEWMEWLGLAERKDGFDPSLFAGHGAAYAVVVLMRFIRMVVVVPLIEEIFWRGFLMRYVQADGDDFRKVPFGRHDWRTFGIVTGCFMAAHAPVDWVGALGFGALMYWLTVKFRSLAACVVMHAVANLLLGLYVMWTRQWGFW